In the Rhizophagus irregularis chromosome 10, complete sequence genome, one interval contains:
- a CDS encoding Ubiquitin-conjugating enzyme E2 1, whose protein sequence is MALKRINKELHDLGRDPPSCCCAGPIGDDLYHWQATIMGPADTPYSGGMFFLAIHFPIDYPLKPPKVSFTTRIYHPNINSSGSIGLDILRDAWNPALTISKVLLSICSFLYDTDPIHLVHPLVPEVAHVLKTDRARYDATAREWTRRYAGKYVI, encoded by the exons atggcgcttaaaagaattaataaa GAATTGCATGACTTAGGAAGGGACCCACCTTCATGCTGTTGCGCTGGTCCTATTGGAGATGATCTTTATCATTGGCAAGCGACAATTATGGGCCCC GCTGACACGCCATACTCAGGTGGTATGTTTTTTCTTGCTATTCATTTTCCTATAGATTACCCGTTAAAACCACCAAAg GTTAGCTTTACAACAAGAATATATCATCCAAATATTAACAGTTCTGGAAGTATAGGCCTAGATATTCTAAGAGATGCATGGAATCCAGCACTTACAATTTCAAAAg taCTCTTGTCAATTTGCTCATTTTTGTACGACACAGACCCAA tacATTTAGTACATCCACTTGTACCTGAAGTTGCTCACGTACTCAAGACCGATCGTGCTCGTTATGATGCTACTGCTCGAGAATGGACTCGTAGATATGCTGGTAAATATGTTAtatga